Genomic segment of Candidatus Thermoplasmatota archaeon:
GGCCTGCTCGCAACGCCTCAGAGAGCGGTATGCGAGTCCGTCCAATCGGTCCATGCGGACACTCTGGCTCACGCATGTGCTTCTTGTTACTTAAGGGTGGCTCTCGATGGAAGTTGTACGACTGCACAGTCCCTGAAAAATTAAAGTGGCTGCAGGGCTATCATTGGCTCGGGATGTCAAACTACAGGACCAGGTTTTTCCAGTCGCCAGACGATCAGCCCGTCCGAGCGAAACTATTCGGGATAGGCAGCGCCGGGTGCAACATCATCGAAGGAGTGGCATATCCAACAGTGGCATTCTCGACTTCGAGTGCCGACCTGGCCAGGTCGCACGCGGAAAGGAAGGTTCTCATAGGACAGGACAGGTTGATCGGAGTCTCCGATTCGGATCCAGACATTGTCAGGCGCCTCCCATCTGTAGTCGGTCATGAACTGTTGGACGTGTTCAACAACACGGAGCTCGCTTTCCTGATGTGCGGCCTAGGCGGAACCACCGGTAGCCTTGGTGCGAAGATGTTCTCTTCTATCGCGAAAGCAAAGGGGGCGATGGGAGTAGTCTTCGCGGCGACGCCGTTCTCGGCAGAGAGCTTCAGAAGGAGAGAGGTGGCGTCAAAGACATTGAACGACCTTGAAAAGAGCTGTGCGTTATGCGTGGAGTTCGACAACGACAAGCTATCTTCCTTGGCGCCGAACCTGCCGCTCTCAAGGGCATTCGGTATCCTGAACGGTATCATGCTGAGGCCAGTGATGGATCTTTCGAAGACAATGGCTAGGACCGATCTGAGCGTTTTCAAGCAGATCGTCGGGGATGCCACCTATGGGAGATTCGGGCTGGGGCTAGCCCGAGGAGACGATCGTGTCGAGAGGGTTGTTGATGAGGCGATGAGCTCACCATGGTTCGACTACGACCTGAATGAAGCGACCGCCGCCGTGACCGTCTATTCCGCTGCCGATCCTTGGGACAAAGAGATGGACAAGATACTTGCCGGTATTGAGCAGAAGTTGCCCGGAGCAAGGACACTCTGGGGCATGTATGCGGACCCATCCCTTGGCGAAAGAATTCGACTTAGCATCTTGCTCTGCAGAAAGAGATGACGGGGACGGCTCCTTCCCGTACAGAGAATAAAATATACGAAATTATAATATTAATTATTGAATTTTACGGTAGTTTATGAAGGCAACCGGAAACCACTATCTATTGCTAGGCATATTGGGGGGCCTGAGGGCGGAAGAACGAAAGTGGTTCAGCTCGGATGTGGAATAACAGGGCTAGTGTGTGCGGAACAACTCGAAAGGAACCCCAAAGTGGTTGAGCTGGTCCTTGCTGATGCAAAGACCGATGCCGCCGAGGCAATGGCCGCTAGGATCAAGAGCGGAAAGATCTCCACGGCGAAGGTGGACGGGACGGATCCCAGGGATCTTAGAAGGTTATTGAAAGGAAAGGACATAGTCGTGAGCTCAATGCCTTGGCAGTTGAACAGACAGGTTCTGGACACTGCCATCGACCTGGGGATAGACTATGTGGATTTCTGCCTTCCTGTGGAATCGATGGAGGACTTCGAGAAAGTCAGATCAGAGTGCAGGGATGCCGGCATCACGGCTCTCACCTCCACAGGGGAGGATCCTGGCATCTCCGATGTCTTCGCAGTCCACGGAGCAAGCAAGTTGGACGTGGCTGAAGAGGCGCACGTTAAAGATGGCGATAGTGGTGTCGCGGAGGGCTACGACTTTTTCTCGCTGTGGTCCCCCATAGATCTTCTAGAGGAAGTGACCGTCCCCGCGGCCGTTTTCAAGAACGGGGAGATGACCTATGTACCTCCGCTAAGTCGCCGGGAGGTCTATGATTTCCCGCCACCCCTTGGTCCGCTTCCCGTGTACCAAACGAATCATGAGGAGACTTACCTGATGCCGAGGTTCATCAAAGGTCTCAGGCACGCCGATTTCCAGATAGCAATAGACGACAACTTCGCGAAGACCGCAAACATGCTCAGGAAGATAGGTCTCCATAGCCTGAAGGAGGTCGATGTCAAGGGCGTCAAAGTGAGACCGTTGGACGTCGTGGTCGCTCTTATGCCTCGGCCGGTGGACTTGGCCGGGAAGGTCAAGGGGTACGCCTGCATATTGGTCGAAGTCGTCGGGCTAAAGGGACATGAGAGGACGAAGGTCAAGACCTGGACCATGATGTCCCATGAGAAGGCATTTGAACTCTGCGGAAGCAACGCCACGGGCTACCTTGTCGGAGTGGGCGGAGCTGTCGCGACAGAGATGCTGATTGCGGGTGAGGTGCGAGAGAAGGGCCTGGTCGTCCCGGAACAACTGCCTCCAGACAAGTTCATCGCTCGCCTCCCATCGAAGGGTCTCGTCGTGAAGCAAGAGATTGTCAGAATGTGATCGAACACTGACTGGGAGAGGCTACTCACTCCATCCCAACCCTACTCTCGCTTCCTGCCTCGACTGCGTGTTGGAGCCAAGTCCAGATGCTCTTGTTCATCAGGCCGGCTCACGTGTGAGGGCTCGTCTTCCCAGCGAACACCCGTAGCGCATCCTCCTCAAGGAAATGGAGCTTTCCGGGCACGACGATTGTATGTAGGGGAGGTCCGAAGTCGGTGGATAGGAGGTCGCCCAGAATGCCGGCCCTGACCACGCAGTCTCGCGATCCCGCCCTCGCAACGGCGCATACCAGAGTGCCCTCCGAAATGATTCCACGTCCCACGCGCCTCTCCATGTCCAGAAGCAGATGCAGCCCCTCATTGGCCGTCATGTATCGCGAGTTCTCGGCATCAATGTCGAGGAGAACAAGCGTGTGAAGGTCCCTGGACAAGTTCTCATCAATGACATCGTAAGGGCTTGTTGGCGAATAGCCCTCCTGTGGGAACGGCAGCGTCGTTGTCCTGCCGAACTTGTAGTGCTGCAGGCCGAGGAGTCCAGGAACCGCGGTCAACACCGACGCACCATGAACGACATGTGTCTCTATCCCTGCCTCGGCTGCTCTCAAGCGGAGGTCTACGTGTGTCGTGGCAGTCATGGGGTCTCCGACGATGAGCAGGACGACTCTCTTGTTCTCGCTCGCCTCCAAGATTCTCTTACCGTCCTCGACAGCCGCCCGGTCAAGGAGCTCGATCCTTTTTCCGGACCTCTTTGCGAGTCTGTCTAGTGATCCCTCGGACAACGCAGATGTGTAGACTTCCGCAAGGACGAGGTCTGCGGAAAGGATCTCCTTTAGGCCCCTCTCGCTGACACCGTCCTCATCATGAAGGCCCAGGCCTACGAACACCAGCACGCCTTTCCTCGTCATCGGTCTGTGAATCCTCAATCCGAATGAAGTAACCTTCCATGGGCCCGGGCTCCGATTGCATTATCTATCGAATAGGTTGATTTGCTTGTTCGATGGACTCCCTTTGCCTAGTGGTTCCGAAGAAGAAGGCCGAACCCGTTCGGCGCAGACTCCTCGAGAAGAGCATTCTGCGAAGGGATCTTCAGATC
This window contains:
- a CDS encoding saccharopine dehydrogenase NADP-binding domain-containing protein, which encodes MCAEQLERNPKVVELVLADAKTDAAEAMAARIKSGKISTAKVDGTDPRDLRRLLKGKDIVVSSMPWQLNRQVLDTAIDLGIDYVDFCLPVESMEDFEKVRSECRDAGITALTSTGEDPGISDVFAVHGASKLDVAEEAHVKDGDSGVAEGYDFFSLWSPIDLLEEVTVPAAVFKNGEMTYVPPLSRREVYDFPPPLGPLPVYQTNHEETYLMPRFIKGLRHADFQIAIDDNFAKTANMLRKIGLHSLKEVDVKGVKVRPLDVVVALMPRPVDLAGKVKGYACILVEVVGLKGHERTKVKTWTMMSHEKAFELCGSNATGYLVGVGGAVATEMLIAGEVREKGLVVPEQLPPDKFIARLPSKGLVVKQEIVRM
- the dph5 gene encoding diphthine synthase, translating into MLVFVGLGLHDEDGVSERGLKEILSADLVLAEVYTSALSEGSLDRLAKRSGKRIELLDRAAVEDGKRILEASENKRVVLLIVGDPMTATTHVDLRLRAAEAGIETHVVHGASVLTAVPGLLGLQHYKFGRTTTLPFPQEGYSPTSPYDVIDENLSRDLHTLVLLDIDAENSRYMTANEGLHLLLDMERRVGRGIISEGTLVCAVARAGSRDCVVRAGILGDLLSTDFGPPLHTIVVPGKLHFLEEDALRVFAGKTSPHT